The Panicum virgatum strain AP13 chromosome 5K, P.virgatum_v5, whole genome shotgun sequence genome has a window encoding:
- the LOC120708368 gene encoding DNA-(apurinic or apyrimidinic site) endonuclease, chloroplastic-like, which translates to MSKAGSQRGYHARSNEPWTRLTHKERKPGWFAYNPRTMRPPPLSSDANSMKILSWNVNGLQAAVDSGFSAEQLAGRENFDVLCLQETHFQERNVNVFKNLMQIQDFSNSYWSCSVARLNYSGTAVISRVKPISVQYELGIPEHDQEGRVITLEFDDFYLVNAYVPNSGRGLKRLNYRVNDWDLCFSDFIKKLECSKPVIVAGDLNCARQSIDIHNPAKTEAAGFTIEERESFEKNFSSKGFIDTFRKQHPNAVAYTFWGENQRISNKGWRLDYFLASESIADKVHDSYILPDVSFSDHSPIGLVLKL; encoded by the exons ATGAGCAAGGCAGGTTCTCAGCGTGGATATCATGCCCGGAGCAATGAGCCCTGGACTCGCCTTACCCATAAAGAGAGGAAGCCGGGATGGTTTGCGTATAATCCAAGGACTATGAGGCCTCCACCACTTAGCAGTGATGCCAATTCTATGAAGATTCTGTCCTGGAATGTTAATGGACTGCAAGCTGCTGTAGATTCAGGATTTTCTGCTGAACAACTGGCTGGTAGGGAGAACTTTGACGTTCTATGTCTTCAAGAGACAC ATTTTCAGGAGCGCAATGTCAATGTCTTTAAGAATCTGATGCAAATACAAGACTTCAGTAACAGCTATTGGTCATGCAGTGTCGCAAGGCTTAATTACTCAGGAACTGCAGTGATTTCACGG GTAAAACCAATCTCTGTCCAATATGAACTTGGCATACCAGAACATGATCAGGAAGGCAGGGTTATTACTTTGGAATTTGATGATTTTTACTTGGTCAATGCTTACGTGCCAAATTCTGGCCGTGGTTTAAAGAGATTG AATTACAGGGTTAATGATTGGGATTTATGCTTCAGTGACTTCATAAAG AAACTGGAATGTTCCAAACCAGTAATTGTTGCTGGTGATCTCAACTGTGCTCGCCAAAGTATTGACATTCACAATCCA GCAAAAACTGAGGCTGCAGGTTTCACAATTGAAGAGAGGGAGTCATTTGAGAAGAACTTCTCTAGCAAAGGCTTTATTGATACTTTCCGGAAACAACACCCTAATGCTGTGGCCTACACCTTCTGGGGTGAAAACCAGCGCATTAGCAACAAAG GCTGGAGACTGGACTACTTTCTTGCGTCAGAATCTATCGCCGACAAGGTCCATGATTCGTACATTCTACCTGATGTATCGTTCAGCGATCATAGTCCAATTGGCCTTGTTCTGAAGCTATAG
- the LOC120708369 gene encoding uncharacterized protein LOC120708369 yields MAERRPICREPGKPRRPPRSHGGGGNFSVPLWEKKFCTDACAIPWGKLCETKRLMSLYKNVVDWEDSAALEAFNDAKARFCAVYHGQHCDIPLPDPDMYIDIVNPDEHVDPELVADLEKSRRRVPRKDNGIPDVWDSFIFSDKPVPVTGWGDTETSNTAGQQHSVNWDSHYEQPEEANCKQISGNWDSYVEQPAQTFLQQSTGNWDVYEEQQDQTSSWREQTNPCIANWNMREDSQDTWKHGWGSAATQTDPWDNHQDSYGVPDSQGVSYGHWTHWRRRNNESGRRTSKNRDRGGPISAKPMKSKYQADEHSGVNNSWRHCRVRNDMHYYSYEQAGYAKQSLAM; encoded by the exons ATGGCGGAGAGGCGGCCGATCTGCAGGGAGCCCGGCAAGCCCCGGAGGCCGCCGCGCTCTCACGGCG GTGGGGGAAATTTCTCAGTTCCACTGTGGGAGAAGAAATTTTGCACTGATGCATGTGCCATCCCCTGGGGTAAACTGTGTGAGACCAAGAGATTGATGTCTCTGTACAAAAATGTTGTGGATTGGGAAGACTCAGCTGCATTAGAAGCCTTCAATGATGCAAAGGCGCGCTTCTGTGCTGTATATCATGGTCAACATTGTGATATCCCTTTGCCTGACCCAGACATGTATATTGATATAGTTAACCCAGATGAACATGTTGATCCTGAATTGGTGGCTGATCTGGAGAAGTCGCGCCGTCGTGTGCCCAGAAAAGATAACGGTATTCCTGATGTCTGGGACTCCTTTATTTTCTCAGACAAGCCAGTTCCGGTTACAGGATGGGGTGACACGGAGACAAGCAATACTGCTGGCCAGCAACATTCTGTAAACTGGGACAGTCATTATGAACAGCCTGAGGAAGCAAATTGTAAGCAAATCTCGGGAAATTGGGACTCTTATGTTGAGCAGCCCGCTCAAACATTTCTTCAGCAAAGCACCGGCAATTGGGATGTGTATGAGGAACAGCAAGATCAAaccagcagctggagggagcaGACCAATCCCTGCATCGCCAACTGGAACATGAGAGAGGACTCCCAGGATACATGGAAACACGGCTGGGGTTCTGCAGCCACTCAGACCGATCCATGGGACAACCATCAAGACAGCTATGGTGTACCTGACAGCCAGGGTGTGTCATATGGACACTGGACTCACTGGAGAAGGCGGAATAATGAGTCAGGCAGAAGGACCAGCAAGAATAGAGATAGAGGAGGGCCCATCAGTGCTAAGCCAATGAAATCAAAGTACCAGGCGGATGAGCACAGTGGTGTGAATAATAGCTGGAGGCACTGCCGAGTAAGAAATGACATGCATTATTACTCCTATGAGCAAGCTGGTTATGCTAAGCAGTCACTAGCTATGTAA